In the Dama dama isolate Ldn47 chromosome 13, ASM3311817v1, whole genome shotgun sequence genome, one interval contains:
- the LOC133068208 gene encoding uncharacterized protein LOC133068208 → MWGTPQKKAEATLKQALTQAPALRLPDPKKAFHEREGIALGALTQRLGSEPQPVAYLSKRLDPTAQGWPPSPTFKYLAAIAIMIEDALKLSFGGKLTIFTSHQVKQLLNGRGHLRMSDQRILRYQVILMENPGLTIPPCEVLNPATLLPTPEGSLPFHSCLETLDHWTKPREGLSEDALINPEEIWYTDGSIFVLDGKRRAGYAVVSNFEIIEAKPLLPAVKVPGHDSWIHYSRVKPWKKTEEDTQYTCEPLGDLRYRFRTTNECHSNKQPQNLVSGDKISQDSSKEPTQLCRSNTPKQTGDSSSDL, encoded by the exons atgtggggaactcctcaaaagaaggcagaggctacactaaaacaggccttaactcaggcacctgccttgaggttgccagatCCAAAAAAAGCATtccatgaaagagagggaatagccttgggagcgttaactcaaaggttgggatctgagccccagcctgtagcttacttatccaagagactTGATCCAACCGCCCAAGGctggcccccctcccccaccttcaaatatcttgcagctattgcaatcatgatagaagatgctttaaaactctcctttgggggcaaactaactatttttaccagccaccaagtaaaacaactcctaaatgggagaggccatttaaggatgtctgatcaaagaatcctcagatatcaagtaatactgatggaaaatccaggcctcactatacccccttgtgaggttcttaacccagccaccctcctgcctacccccgagggctctctcccctttcactcctgtctagaaaccttggaccactggacaaaaccccgagagggattgtcagaagatgcTCTGATCAATCCTgaagaaatctggtacactgacgGAAGCatctttgtcttggatggaaaaagaagagccggatatgcagtagtctccaattttgagatcatagaggctaagcctctgctgccag CGGTCAAGGtgccaggacatgactcctggattcactactcacgagtcaagccatggaagaaaacagaagaggacactcaatacacctgtgagcccctgggagatctcagataccgattcagaactacaaatgagtgccattctaataaacaaccccaaaatctggtctctggggataagatttctcaagacagctctaaagagccaacacagctttgCAGAAGTaatactccaaaacagacaggagatagtTCTTCTGATCTCTGA